ATTGTTCTGGTACCGTCCGAAAACCCTGGAGGAGGGGACCATAGACACCGATGTCACTATCTATGTAGGTATGGCCTTACAAGATCTGGATGTGGATGGCCATCCAGGACTGGTTGTGGGATACACGACCGAAGGCTCAGTCTTGGTCTGGTACAAACCTGAAAGAGGCGACTGGCAGCTCCACTGTATCGGGGAAAGCGCCGGGGATTGGCCACATGGGACGCTGATCGCGCCGGTCTTACCCGGTGGTGGACTGGCCCCGATCGCCACTTATCATAGCGCCAACAGTGGGCAAGCAGACTACCCGGAGATTTTCGAGATCCCCGCCGACCCAGCGGCAGGTCCGTGGAAGAAGCGGACCATCGCGCCGCTTATTTACAATGAAATGAGAAAAACCCCGTCCCGGGAATCGGGCGGGGTTCAGATGTTTGAGAGCCTTAAAGAGGCTCTCCAGAATTCCGAAATCCTATAATGGCGGTCATGGACCTTTCTTTTTACGCTGTCATGGCATTAGTTGGGAATGAAGAAGAAAAAGAAAAAGAAGATTATAAGGATGATGATGATCCACCACCACCACCAACCATCAAACGTCGGACGTTCCGGCATTCAAATCCCTCCTTCCCGAGAAAGGTTCGGGCTCTCACCGGCTCTGTGTCTGATATCCGGCAGCCGCTATATGATATGGGAAAACGAGGGGAAGTGTGACAAAATGCGGACAGGAAGGTCTCACAATCTGCCTGTAGAAGAATGTCGGTCCGCCTCCCCCTCCGTCTACGCGTGGCCATCATTGAGTGATCAAATGATCATTTTTATATTGCATTCTGGCCGACATTGCGCTATACTTATAGATACATTGAGAGATTGGATTGAAAGTGACGCGATATCGCCGGCTGGACTGTCTTTGATAGATGAGGCGCCGGTGATGCATAGGTTTCGTGGGCCTGTAGCTCAGTGGATAGAGCAGCGGTTTCCTAAACCGTTGGTCGGAGGTTCGACTCCTCTCAGGCCCACCAAAAAAGATCAGGAATCACAAGGGGTTTCGACCCCTTACTTTTTTTGTAAGATACCTCGAAAAGGCCTTTTGGGGATAATTTGGGGATAGTTTTTCTAAAATGGTTCCCTGCAAAACCGAAAGAACCATCATGAAACTAGAAGGGCAGGTTTCAGGCCTGCCCTTGCTTCTGTAGTCCTGTGTGCTTGGTGAAGAGGCTGTCGAGCTTTGCGGCGGCTGCTTGGTCTACGCTTCTTAAGGCATGGGCGTAAATATCGGCGGTGGTGCTAATGTTAGAGTGCCCCAGGCGTCTACTTACATTCTTTAAGGGGACTCCTTCTGCTATTAGCAGGGTGCCCGAAGTGTGGCGAAGATTCTTGAATGCGATATGAGGCAACCCATGGCGTTTTAAGAACTTAGAAAACCAATTACTGATAGTATCAGGGAACATCGGCCGGCCGTCCCACGTAGTAAATATGCGGTTAGACTCTTGCCACAAGTCCCCTACTTTTAAGCGCTCCTCTGCTTGCTGCGCTTTATACTGCTTGAGTAGAGCTATTACTGAGGGTGGAATCGCTATAGCCCTGCTAGAGGTTTCCGTTTTGGGCTCCTTTGTGAAGACCCCCCGCCCTGGTAGATACTGACTGGCCTGGTGAATATCTATGGTGCTATTTTCAAAATCTACATCCTGCCATTCCAGACCCATTAGCTCTCCCCTTCTGGCTCCTGTAGCAAGGGCAAGAACGACCATGACCTTGTATTTTAGGGGCTCCGTATCAAGGGCAGCAAGCATTCGCGCGGTCTGCTCTTCGTCATAACACGGTGCCTGCGTCTTCTTGACTTTTGGCGGCTTAACCTTACTGGCCGGGTTGGAGGGGATCACCTCCCAGTCTACGGCATCCTGAAGTATAGCCGAAATCAGGCGGTGATGATGAAGGATGGTCCTTTCTGATAACCCTCCAGGTTTGCCGTCTTCCCGAACGCCGTCTTC
This genomic interval from Bacillota bacterium contains the following:
- a CDS encoding site-specific integrase, with the translated sequence MLGSLEKRGKNSWRLIVSCGMGPDGKQEKKTKTVSVDTPCLEKSCRGCDKLTRCKARKEADKLLAEFSLEVEKGLYIAPSKLTFKDFMERWIRDYGETNLAPKTLFRYKEMLDSRILPAMGHIPIEKLKPMHLLEFYKNLQEDGVREDGKPGGLSERTILHHHRLISAILQDAVDWEVIPSNPASKVKPPKVKKTQAPCYDEEQTARMLAALDTEPLKYKVMVVLALATGARRGELMGLEWQDVDFENSTIDIHQASQYLPGRGVFTKEPKTETSSRAIAIPPSVIALLKQYKAQQAEERLKVGDLWQESNRIFTTWDGRPMFPDTISNWFSKFLKRHGLPHIAFKNLRHTSGTLLIAEGVPLKNVSRRLGHSNISTTADIYAHALRSVDQAAAAKLDSLFTKHTGLQKQGQA